One Bacteriovorax sp. PP10 DNA window includes the following coding sequences:
- a CDS encoding Rne/Rng family ribonuclease, producing the protein MAKQLIINQTLNECRAALIENGEILDFLMERSFHHNPENNHVDFPFVGDIYKGKVVRVLPGMQSAFVDIGYEKAAFLYVDDAYIPTIEEQRDMAEKSKKSLEGKDRLGEIIPDELSTLSEAVNMRFRPDVSIESFIKEGDEILVQVAKEPISTKGPRVTRHITFAGRHIVFMPFIEHTGVSRRIESEKERERLKEILETVRPEGTGVIARTVAEGQSYKTLKFDFNMLVKIWKDVSKKAEKVRAPTVVHQDLSFIQRVFRDITDEDVDEIILDSKDNLKEAEKFVQKFLPTMKGKFKHYADESIPIFEKFGIDLEVERAIDNKVFLKSGGSLNIDQTEALVSVDVNTGKYIGRKTFEETILKTNLEAVKEIAYQLRLRNCGGIIIIDFIDMEKEENRITVYNALLEALKKDRAKTNVLPISGLGLVEMTRKRTRDTLSRIMCEPCPYCEGTGRVKSTLSVCYELIRELNKVLAKSKGTKVSIYAHPEVTATLTGEDFDLIDTLEEAHGKSIQIRSENNYHIEQYEIFPQEY; encoded by the coding sequence ATGGCCAAACAGTTAATTATCAACCAGACACTCAATGAGTGTCGGGCAGCTCTTATTGAGAACGGTGAAATTCTCGATTTTTTAATGGAGCGTTCTTTTCACCATAACCCAGAAAATAATCATGTCGATTTTCCGTTTGTAGGGGATATCTACAAAGGAAAAGTTGTGCGCGTTCTTCCCGGAATGCAGTCAGCTTTCGTTGATATTGGTTATGAGAAAGCAGCTTTTCTCTATGTAGACGACGCTTACATTCCGACTATCGAAGAACAACGAGATATGGCGGAAAAAAGTAAAAAGTCTCTGGAAGGAAAAGACCGTCTTGGAGAAATTATTCCAGACGAGCTTTCAACTTTATCAGAAGCCGTTAACATGCGCTTTCGTCCGGATGTGAGTATTGAATCTTTCATCAAGGAAGGAGACGAAATTTTAGTTCAGGTGGCAAAAGAGCCGATCTCAACTAAAGGGCCGCGTGTTACCAGACACATCACTTTCGCCGGAAGACATATCGTATTCATGCCATTCATTGAGCACACTGGTGTTTCAAGAAGAATTGAAAGCGAAAAAGAGCGCGAACGTTTAAAAGAAATTTTAGAAACAGTAAGACCGGAAGGAACTGGAGTTATCGCTCGTACAGTTGCAGAAGGACAAAGCTATAAGACACTAAAGTTCGACTTCAATATGCTAGTGAAGATCTGGAAAGATGTTTCAAAGAAAGCTGAGAAGGTAAGAGCTCCAACTGTTGTTCACCAGGATTTAAGTTTCATTCAAAGAGTCTTCCGTGACATTACGGATGAAGATGTTGATGAAATCATCCTGGATTCAAAAGACAATTTAAAAGAAGCTGAAAAGTTCGTGCAGAAGTTCCTTCCTACAATGAAAGGAAAGTTCAAACACTATGCTGATGAGTCGATTCCTATTTTTGAAAAATTCGGGATTGATTTAGAAGTAGAGCGCGCGATTGATAACAAAGTATTCTTGAAATCAGGTGGATCACTTAACATCGATCAAACGGAAGCTCTTGTTTCTGTCGACGTTAATACTGGTAAATACATCGGAAGAAAAACTTTCGAAGAGACGATTTTGAAAACGAACCTTGAAGCAGTTAAAGAGATTGCTTACCAGTTACGTTTAAGAAATTGCGGTGGGATCATCATTATCGATTTCATCGATATGGAAAAAGAAGAAAATAGAATTACTGTCTACAATGCTTTACTAGAAGCATTGAAGAAAGATAGAGCAAAGACTAACGTACTTCCGATTTCAGGCCTTGGTCTGGTTGAGATGACTCGTAAGAGAACACGTGACACTTTATCTCGCATTATGTGTGAGCCATGTCCTTACTGTGAAGGGACGGGAAGAGTGAAGTCTACGTTGTCGGTTTGTTATGAACTGATTCGTGAACTAAACAAGGTACTGGCTAAATCAAAAGGGACAAAAGTTTCAATCTACGCTCACCCTGAGGTGACGGCGACTTTAACTGGCGAAGACTTTGATTTGATCGATACACTTGAAGAAGCTCACGGTAAGTCGATTCAGATTCGTTCTGAAAACAACTACCACATCGAACAATACGAAATTTTTCCACAAGAGTATTAA
- a CDS encoding GNAT family N-acetyltransferase has product MRVESFYYKDILALIPKLAELRIKVFRDYPYLYEGSLDYEKNYLKIYTSSTQSVIVAAFDGDELVGAATAIPLRDEADYIQKPFLDAGIDVTEIYYFGESVLLKEYRGQGIGHKFFEGRESAALKFGFHTTCFCAVERPAGHPMMPADYSPLDEFWKKRGYAKHNELRSEFSWPDIGEIEETLKPMIYWMKQC; this is encoded by the coding sequence ATGAGAGTTGAGAGTTTTTATTATAAAGACATCTTAGCTCTCATCCCCAAGCTTGCCGAACTCCGCATAAAAGTTTTTCGTGATTACCCTTATCTTTATGAAGGCAGTCTTGATTACGAAAAAAATTACCTGAAAATTTATACATCAAGTACCCAGAGTGTAATCGTCGCTGCTTTTGACGGCGATGAACTCGTTGGGGCCGCAACAGCGATTCCTCTTCGTGATGAAGCAGACTACATTCAAAAACCGTTTTTAGATGCGGGGATAGATGTCACTGAGATTTACTATTTCGGTGAGAGTGTTCTTTTAAAAGAGTACAGAGGTCAGGGGATTGGTCATAAGTTTTTTGAAGGAAGAGAATCGGCCGCTTTAAAATTTGGTTTTCATACGACTTGTTTTTGTGCAGTGGAGAGACCGGCAGGTCATCCAATGATGCCAGCTGATTATAGTCCGCTTGATGAGTTCTGGAAGAAACGTGGCTACGCCAAACATAATGAATTAAGAAGTGAGTTCTCATGGCCGGATATCGGAGAAATTGAAGAAACACTAAAGCCTATGATCTATTGGATGAAACAATGTTAA
- a CDS encoding carbon-nitrogen hydrolase family protein has product MLKIAAAQYLLSPHNSLEDFKISVEKWVKEASDNGARLLVFPEYGSIELVSLLSEEVQKNLAQQLSDIQNFRDEFIQLYVELAKKYDVYIVAPSFPWLETPDFFVNRAFLINPNGLYSYQDKQMMTRFEDEQWMVSTPKEKVLNSFDVDGVKVGISICFDVEFPDFARELAAEGVEVLVAPSCTEGLAGMNRIHVGARARALENQFYVVVSQTVGMVHYSEAIDKNTGMAAIYSTCDLGFPDDGIIVQGTLNVPQWVYAEINTKLVEDVRKNGHVFNFQKIKALR; this is encoded by the coding sequence ATGTTAAAAATAGCAGCAGCTCAGTATTTACTTAGTCCTCATAACTCGCTTGAAGATTTTAAAATCAGCGTAGAAAAATGGGTGAAAGAAGCAAGTGATAATGGGGCCAGGCTATTAGTTTTCCCCGAGTATGGATCAATTGAGTTAGTTTCGCTCTTATCAGAAGAAGTTCAAAAAAATTTAGCTCAGCAATTAAGTGACATTCAAAATTTTAGAGATGAATTCATCCAGCTTTATGTTGAACTTGCCAAGAAGTACGACGTTTATATTGTGGCCCCAAGTTTTCCATGGCTAGAAACTCCAGATTTTTTTGTGAACCGCGCTTTTTTAATCAATCCTAATGGGCTTTACAGCTATCAGGATAAACAGATGATGACTCGCTTTGAAGATGAGCAGTGGATGGTTTCAACACCAAAAGAGAAGGTTTTAAACTCATTTGATGTTGATGGCGTGAAAGTGGGAATTTCCATTTGTTTTGATGTTGAGTTTCCGGATTTCGCTCGCGAACTTGCAGCTGAAGGTGTGGAAGTTTTAGTGGCACCATCATGCACAGAAGGTTTGGCAGGGATGAACCGTATCCACGTAGGAGCTCGCGCTCGCGCACTTGAAAATCAATTTTATGTTGTCGTTTCTCAAACAGTCGGGATGGTTCATTATTCAGAGGCCATCGATAAAAACACTGGAATGGCCGCAATTTATTCGACATGTGATTTAGGTTTTCCTGACGATGGAATTATTGTTCAGGGAACGTTAAATGTTCCGCAATGGGTTTACGCTGAAATCAACACAAAACTGGTTGAAGACGTACGAAAAAATGGCCATGTTTTTAATTTTCAAAAGATCAAAGCTTTAAGATAA
- a CDS encoding NAD(P)/FAD-dependent oxidoreductase, protein MKIAVIGSGISGLSSAWLLNRTEGHEVTLFESMDYLGGHSNTVDVTLNGVTSPVDTGFLVHNPNTYPNLIAFLKLLNVEVIESDMTFSVKLGERKIEWAGTNLRTVFSQKKNLISPSFWKMILDIMHFNKNVHAYLEESRHKKLSLGELLHEKQYSREFCDWYLIPMGAAIWSTSTEDMKKFPAENFIQFGINHSLFQVEGRPVWRTIKNGSREYVKKIAKDLPRVFLNEPVLAVRRGEKVEVVTTQRTEFFDKVIFATHTDITASILQDATPAEKQILRKVEYSENIAYLHYDESHLPDSKNVWSAWNYFSETDANSKQAVAVSYLISKLQPLPFKVPIIVTLNPVRVPDPSKTIKTIIYHHPLFDQKAIDAQKMLSEIQGENHTYFAGAWCGYGFHEDGLKSGIAVAKMLGAKIPW, encoded by the coding sequence ATGAAAATTGCCGTTATTGGATCAGGAATTTCAGGCTTATCGAGTGCATGGTTATTAAACCGCACAGAAGGCCATGAAGTGACTTTATTTGAGTCTATGGATTACCTTGGTGGTCATTCAAACACAGTCGACGTAACGCTAAATGGAGTAACGAGTCCAGTGGACACTGGCTTTCTTGTTCACAACCCCAACACATACCCAAACCTGATTGCTTTTTTAAAACTGCTGAATGTCGAGGTGATTGAATCTGATATGACTTTCAGTGTGAAGTTAGGCGAGAGAAAAATTGAATGGGCCGGAACAAATTTAAGAACAGTTTTTTCTCAAAAGAAAAATTTAATAAGCCCTTCATTTTGGAAAATGATTTTAGATATCATGCATTTTAATAAAAATGTTCATGCTTACCTGGAAGAATCACGCCATAAGAAATTAAGTCTTGGTGAACTCTTACATGAAAAACAATACTCACGTGAGTTTTGTGACTGGTACCTGATTCCCATGGGAGCGGCGATCTGGTCAACATCAACTGAAGACATGAAAAAATTTCCGGCCGAGAATTTTATTCAGTTCGGGATTAACCATTCCTTGTTTCAGGTAGAAGGCAGGCCTGTCTGGAGAACTATTAAAAATGGTTCGCGTGAATATGTTAAGAAGATAGCTAAAGATCTACCGCGTGTTTTTCTCAACGAGCCGGTACTTGCAGTAAGACGTGGTGAAAAAGTTGAAGTCGTGACAACACAGAGAACTGAATTTTTTGATAAGGTTATCTTTGCGACCCATACTGATATAACGGCCAGTATTCTTCAGGATGCAACTCCTGCTGAAAAACAAATTTTAAGAAAAGTTGAGTACTCGGAGAATATCGCTTATTTGCATTACGATGAATCACACTTACCGGATTCAAAGAATGTCTGGTCAGCGTGGAATTATTTTAGTGAGACGGATGCTAATAGCAAGCAAGCAGTGGCCGTGAGTTATTTAATTTCGAAACTGCAGCCGCTTCCTTTTAAAGTCCCCATTATTGTGACACTCAATCCGGTAAGAGTTCCAGATCCATCAAAAACAATTAAGACTATTATTTATCATCATCCTTTGTTTGATCAGAAGGCGATTGATGCTCAAAAAATGTTATCTGAGATTCAGGGAGAAAATCATACTTACTTTGCGGGAGCGTGGTGCGGGTATGGATTTCATGAAGATGGTTTAAAGTCCGGCATTGCTGTCGCAAAAATGCTGGGAGCGAAAATCCCATGGTAA